The following are encoded together in the Sinorhizobium terangae genome:
- a CDS encoding ABC transporter substrate-binding protein: MRFSALCASALVTMGLAASGHAETLIVNSYGGPYETIIRERIIEPFEAKFGIDVVYDAVGSASQDYAKIKATNGRPGFDVVVMTASQSLEGCKEGLLEEFSPDEVPNLVHLSSVIAGVAGPCGAVHEVQYLSLLYRKDKLPEQPNSWNALLDDRLEGKIILPTFQNVMAAYLMEIFSVAHGGDLLDNVDPGFAAMAKLAGQSIGFEQSSSVMETYIKGGEVWAMPFWNGRAQLLVDSGLPVDYVLPKEGSIPLVATLNVPKHAANREAALRFVNFFLEKASQEAWVTGYKVGSVRTDIDVPDDIRARQITTEADLKALLLPDLAAVASRLSAWGERWERDVVAVAK; the protein is encoded by the coding sequence ATGAGGTTTTCTGCGCTGTGCGCAAGTGCGCTCGTAACAATGGGCCTGGCCGCGAGCGGCCACGCCGAAACGCTCATCGTCAACAGCTACGGCGGACCCTACGAAACGATCATCCGGGAGCGGATCATCGAGCCTTTCGAGGCCAAATTCGGCATCGACGTTGTCTATGACGCCGTTGGTTCGGCCTCCCAGGACTATGCCAAGATAAAGGCCACCAACGGGCGCCCCGGCTTCGATGTGGTCGTGATGACCGCATCCCAGTCGCTCGAGGGATGCAAAGAAGGCCTGCTGGAGGAATTCTCACCAGACGAAGTTCCTAATCTTGTGCATCTGTCATCGGTGATCGCCGGCGTCGCCGGCCCCTGCGGCGCGGTTCACGAAGTGCAATATCTCTCGCTACTCTACCGAAAGGACAAGCTGCCGGAGCAGCCTAATTCCTGGAACGCGCTCTTGGACGATCGCCTCGAGGGCAAGATCATCCTGCCTACCTTCCAGAACGTCATGGCTGCCTACCTGATGGAGATCTTCTCGGTCGCCCACGGTGGCGATCTGCTCGATAACGTCGACCCCGGCTTTGCCGCTATGGCCAAACTCGCCGGACAATCGATCGGCTTTGAGCAGTCGTCATCCGTCATGGAGACGTACATCAAGGGCGGCGAAGTCTGGGCCATGCCCTTTTGGAACGGGCGCGCGCAACTGCTCGTCGATAGCGGCCTGCCGGTCGACTATGTCCTGCCGAAGGAAGGCTCGATTCCTTTAGTCGCAACCCTGAACGTGCCGAAGCATGCCGCAAACCGCGAGGCAGCCCTCAGGTTCGTCAACTTCTTTCTCGAAAAGGCCAGCCAGGAGGCATGGGTCACCGGGTATAAGGTCGGCAGCGTACGGACCGACATCGACGTGCCGGACGATATCCGTGCCAGACAAATCACCACCGAGGCGGATCTGAAGGCGCTTCTGCTGCCTGACCTCGCCGCAGTTGCGTCACGGCTTTCCGCCTGGGGCGAACGGTGGGAACGTGACGTCGTCGCGGTGGCCAAGTGA
- a CDS encoding VirB4 family type IV secretion/conjugal transfer ATPase: MPSLTILRSRELGPETFIPYVRHVDESTIALDSRALMVMIALEGVSFETADVLDLNALHRDLNTLYRNIADERLALWTHLIRRRDNSYPEGTFATPFSAALNDKYRTRMVGEDLFRNDLYLTLLWSPARDPADKAAKLLARLRRARRARVELDEEALKQLRDKVVDVTAALKRFEPRVLSLYEHDGLMFSEPSEVLHQFVGGRREPIPLTEGRIASAIYSDRVIVGRETIEIRHEATSRYAGMLSFKEYPACTKPGMLDGVLTSPFELILAQSFSFVSKADARVIMGRKQNQMVSSGDKAASQIEELDGAMDDLESNRFVLGEHHLTLSVFAPSVKELTDNLAKARAGLTSGGAVVAREDLGLEAAWWAQLPGNFRYRARSGAITSRNFAALSPFHSYPIGQKDGNEWGTAVALLKTASGSPYYFNFHYGDLGNTFVCGPSGAGKTVLLNFMLSQLEKHDPHVVFFDKDRGADLYVRAAGGTYLPLKNGVPTGCAPLMALDLTPENKVFLTRWIGKLVGSATRDLSVTELRDIAAAIDGLADLPVEGRTIGALRTFLDNTDPEGLAARLRRWERGGPLGWVFDNVIEDIGFGEFSVGGKFVGYDMTDFLDNEEIRTPLMAYLFHRVEQLIDGRRIIIVIDEFWKALQDEGFRDLAQNKLKTIRKQNGLMLFATQSPRDAIVSPIAHTIIEQCPTQIFLPNARGNHADYVDGFKLTEREFELVARELSVESRRFVLKQGHNSVVAELDLNGFDDELAVLSGRTANVELADAVRAEVGNQLEDWLPIFQQRRSAS, encoded by the coding sequence TTGCCTAGCCTGACCATACTCAGATCTCGCGAACTTGGTCCGGAGACCTTCATCCCGTATGTCCGCCATGTCGACGAGTCGACGATCGCGCTCGATTCCCGGGCGCTGATGGTGATGATCGCGCTCGAAGGCGTCTCCTTCGAGACCGCGGATGTTCTCGACCTGAATGCCCTCCATCGCGACCTCAACACCCTCTATCGAAACATCGCCGACGAGCGGCTTGCCTTGTGGACCCATCTCATCCGCCGTCGCGACAACAGCTATCCGGAGGGCACGTTCGCCACACCGTTCTCGGCGGCGCTCAACGACAAGTACCGCACGCGCATGGTGGGCGAGGACTTATTCCGCAACGACCTCTATCTGACGCTCCTCTGGTCTCCGGCGCGCGATCCGGCGGACAAGGCGGCAAAGCTGTTGGCGCGCCTGCGTCGTGCCCGCCGCGCCAGGGTCGAACTCGATGAGGAGGCCCTCAAGCAGCTTCGGGATAAGGTCGTTGATGTCACGGCGGCGTTGAAACGCTTCGAGCCGCGCGTGCTGTCCCTCTACGAGCATGACGGCCTCATGTTCTCGGAGCCGAGCGAAGTGCTGCATCAGTTCGTCGGCGGACGACGCGAGCCGATCCCCCTGACCGAGGGTCGCATTGCGTCGGCGATCTACTCCGATCGTGTCATCGTCGGTCGCGAAACGATCGAAATCCGGCACGAGGCGACCAGCCGCTATGCCGGCATGCTGAGCTTCAAGGAATATCCCGCCTGCACCAAGCCCGGCATGCTCGACGGCGTACTCACCAGTCCATTCGAGCTCATCCTGGCGCAATCCTTCTCCTTCGTCTCGAAGGCGGACGCCCGCGTCATCATGGGCCGCAAGCAGAACCAGATGGTCAGCAGCGGCGACAAGGCGGCCTCGCAAATCGAGGAGCTTGATGGGGCGATGGACGATCTGGAGTCCAACCGGTTCGTGCTCGGCGAGCACCACCTGACGCTTTCCGTCTTTGCCCCCTCAGTGAAGGAACTGACCGACAATCTCGCCAAAGCACGCGCCGGCCTGACCAGCGGCGGCGCAGTCGTCGCCCGTGAGGATCTTGGCCTTGAGGCGGCCTGGTGGGCGCAGCTGCCCGGGAACTTCCGCTATCGGGCCCGGTCCGGCGCGATCACGTCGCGGAACTTCGCCGCCTTGTCGCCCTTCCACTCCTATCCAATCGGCCAGAAGGACGGCAATGAGTGGGGGACTGCCGTCGCCCTACTCAAGACGGCGTCCGGGTCACCCTACTACTTCAATTTCCATTACGGCGATCTCGGCAACACCTTCGTCTGCGGGCCGTCCGGCGCCGGCAAGACCGTGCTTTTGAATTTCATGTTGTCGCAGCTCGAGAAGCACGACCCTCATGTAGTGTTCTTCGACAAGGACAGGGGGGCCGATCTCTACGTGCGCGCCGCCGGCGGCACCTATCTGCCGCTCAAGAATGGTGTACCGACCGGTTGCGCTCCCCTGATGGCGCTCGACCTGACGCCGGAGAACAAGGTCTTCCTCACGCGCTGGATCGGCAAGCTTGTCGGCTCGGCAACGCGGGACCTGAGCGTGACCGAACTCCGCGACATCGCCGCCGCCATCGACGGCCTGGCCGACCTGCCGGTGGAGGGTCGCACGATCGGCGCGCTCAGGACCTTTCTCGACAACACCGACCCGGAAGGCCTCGCGGCAAGGCTGCGGCGGTGGGAAAGGGGAGGGCCGCTCGGTTGGGTCTTTGACAACGTCATCGAGGATATCGGTTTCGGCGAATTCAGCGTCGGCGGCAAGTTCGTCGGCTACGACATGACCGACTTCCTCGACAATGAGGAAATCCGGACCCCGCTGATGGCCTACCTCTTCCATCGGGTCGAACAATTGATCGACGGCCGGCGGATCATCATCGTTATCGATGAGTTCTGGAAGGCGCTCCAGGACGAAGGGTTCCGGGACCTCGCCCAGAACAAGCTCAAGACGATCCGCAAGCAGAATGGACTCATGCTCTTTGCGACGCAGAGCCCACGAGATGCAATCGTCTCGCCGATCGCCCACACCATCATCGAGCAATGCCCGACGCAGATCTTCCTGCCGAACGCCCGCGGCAACCATGCGGACTATGTCGATGGCTTCAAGCTGACGGAGCGCGAGTTCGAGCTGGTCGCACGCGAGCTCTCGGTCGAGAGCCGAAGGTTCGTGTTGAAGCAGGGACATAACAGCGTCGTCGCCGAATTGGACCTCAACGGCTTCGATGACGAACTCGCCGTCCTCTCCGGCCGGACCGCTAATGTCGAACTTGCCGATGCGGTGCGCGCTGAAGTTGGCAACCAGCTTGAGGATTGGCTTCCGATTTTCCAGCAAAGAAGGAGTGCGAGCTGA
- a CDS encoding MarR family transcriptional regulator, giving the protein MTRALNAQWHNLAFSAFIFREILDNPMEDETPQSRLKQIGMMSILYIMHQGHQALTISNITETTKLTRTGVAETIDPLVKRGLLTETFVKNSMGRGKARQFEISPEIFERIRSFQGA; this is encoded by the coding sequence ATGACAAGAGCCCTCAACGCCCAGTGGCACAACCTTGCCTTTTCGGCCTTCATTTTCCGTGAAATTCTCGATAATCCCATGGAGGATGAGACCCCCCAGTCGCGACTGAAGCAGATCGGCATGATGAGCATTCTTTACATCATGCACCAGGGGCACCAGGCCCTAACTATTTCAAATATAACGGAAACCACGAAACTTACGCGCACAGGCGTCGCCGAGACCATCGATCCTTTGGTCAAGCGTGGACTTCTGACCGAGACATTCGTGAAGAATTCTATGGGCCGCGGCAAGGCACGCCAATTCGAGATTTCGCCGGAAATTTTTGAGAGGATTCGCAGCTTTCAAGGTGCCTGA
- a CDS encoding EexN family lipoprotein: MRLRFLSVFLVVLAACSQETERVYTVDELMADKALLADVIGKCRRNPGELGNTPSCQNAAAADFRTRLERM, encoded by the coding sequence ATGAGGCTGCGGTTTCTTTCTGTTTTTCTCGTCGTTCTGGCCGCTTGCTCGCAGGAAACCGAGCGCGTCTATACCGTCGATGAACTGATGGCCGACAAAGCGCTGCTTGCCGACGTGATCGGCAAATGCCGCCGCAATCCGGGTGAATTGGGCAACACTCCAAGTTGCCAAAACGCTGCGGCCGCAGATTTCAGGACCCGCCTTGAACGAATGTAA
- a CDS encoding lytic transglycosylase domain-containing protein: MPVAFLDLAQTCAPIVAAETLAGVVSLESRFEPLAIRINSGAPLSEQPTTKAEAIEIATSLVAERQDIQLGLGGIGMEELRKLELSISDAFDPCLNLQATATLLDGYYRLAAKAGADPNRAEQVMLQSYYGRDDPSMGAMVQYDDQVREEARRLGKTLSALTISDGGQGRGANNAPPTDVAVTARRDEFQAESAPTPSWDVFSSRRRSSVLVFQNSQMEQSE; this comes from the coding sequence ATGCCCGTTGCGTTCCTCGATCTGGCGCAAACGTGCGCACCCATAGTTGCGGCCGAGACACTCGCTGGCGTCGTCAGTCTTGAAAGTAGGTTCGAGCCGTTGGCCATCCGGATCAACAGCGGCGCCCCACTCTCGGAGCAGCCCACGACCAAGGCGGAAGCGATCGAGATCGCCACGTCGCTGGTGGCCGAGCGGCAGGACATCCAGCTCGGTCTCGGCGGTATTGGCATGGAAGAACTCCGGAAGCTGGAACTTTCAATCTCCGACGCGTTTGATCCGTGCCTCAACCTTCAGGCCACCGCGACGCTGCTCGACGGGTATTACCGGCTCGCTGCGAAGGCCGGCGCGGATCCGAACCGGGCCGAACAAGTAATGCTGCAATCCTACTACGGCCGAGATGATCCCTCCATGGGCGCCATGGTCCAGTACGACGATCAGGTCCGCGAGGAAGCGAGGCGGCTCGGCAAGACGCTCTCGGCTCTCACGATCAGCGATGGCGGGCAGGGGAGGGGAGCCAACAATGCGCCTCCTACCGATGTGGCTGTCACTGCCCGCAGGGACGAATTCCAGGCGGAATCCGCCCCGACGCCGTCCTGGGATGTTTTCAGTTCGCGACGGAGATCTTCCGTCCTGGTGTTTCAGAACAGTCAAATGGAGCAGAGTGAATGA
- a CDS encoding LysR family transcriptional regulator yields MEVRQMRCFATLAEELHFGRAAATLAIAQPALSVQIQTLERELGVQLLTRSTRRVQLTKAGEVFYERCIRVLRDIENSSAVVRAVAGKDVDRITIGTIYPATFGVLPLFLSKLGKRFPDVQIHISSGSTDAIIRDLEKGRINLGFIRPVENIGSLRWQSIANERYLLAVPLGSPLEMAETVTLSDLKRERIISFSRSNLSYTEKYFFEQFRKHGLLDQVAYSCDDTLSLVSLVAAGIGVGFVPEWTKDLPHRSFRLREVEGVDFTIGMGLAWNKEDPTANREEFVEIGRSLTSVWRPRQPSGGHSERTGKKRHRSAHGE; encoded by the coding sequence ATGGAAGTCCGTCAGATGAGATGCTTTGCGACGCTGGCCGAGGAACTTCATTTCGGCCGCGCCGCGGCGACGCTGGCCATCGCGCAGCCCGCCCTCAGCGTGCAGATCCAGACGCTGGAAAGGGAGCTCGGCGTCCAGCTGCTCACCCGCTCTACCCGTCGCGTTCAATTGACCAAGGCCGGCGAAGTTTTCTATGAGCGGTGTATCCGTGTTCTCAGGGACATCGAAAACAGTTCCGCCGTCGTCCGGGCCGTTGCGGGCAAGGATGTCGATCGGATCACGATCGGTACCATTTACCCTGCGACCTTCGGTGTCTTGCCGCTCTTTCTAAGCAAGCTCGGCAAGCGATTTCCGGACGTTCAGATTCACATCAGCAGTGGCTCGACCGATGCAATCATCCGCGATCTGGAGAAGGGCCGCATCAACCTCGGCTTCATCCGGCCGGTCGAAAATATCGGCTCACTCCGCTGGCAAAGCATCGCCAACGAACGATATCTTCTGGCAGTGCCGCTTGGCAGCCCGCTGGAGATGGCGGAAACCGTCACATTAAGCGATCTGAAACGGGAGCGGATTATCTCCTTTTCCCGCTCGAATCTATCTTACACGGAAAAGTACTTCTTCGAGCAGTTCAGAAAGCATGGCCTTCTCGATCAGGTCGCCTACAGCTGCGACGATACGCTCTCCCTGGTTTCGCTCGTTGCCGCCGGGATTGGGGTCGGTTTCGTTCCGGAATGGACGAAGGATTTGCCGCATCGGTCGTTTCGCCTTCGGGAAGTGGAGGGAGTGGATTTTACGATCGGCATGGGGCTCGCCTGGAACAAGGAAGACCCCACTGCGAACCGTGAAGAGTTCGTGGAAATCGGCCGCTCGCTTACATCGGTCTGGCGGCCGCGCCAACCCTCTGGCGGGCATTCTGAAAGGACCGGCAAGAAGCGCCATCGGTCGGCGCATGGAGAGTAG
- the virB5 gene encoding P-type DNA transfer protein VirB5: MGSDRLHSAAIAVALILSANGAAGQGIPVIDQTAIAKQIESIAQLKAQLDALNQQIEQAQQLYGSLNKLTDMADVASVLNDPAVRKALPADFSAIEGLFKGNGSGAFADSASRFLEGNSSYRTDADDFYAQELSRIQNKNAGQMSLGQQIYDAATKRIDGIDQLREKISTASDAKDIADLQARLQAEQAFLQTDVLRMEGLRMVQQAQAQVDEQRKAEDWRQRMDAMGAALQ, encoded by the coding sequence ATGGGTTCCGACCGACTTCATAGTGCGGCGATTGCCGTTGCGCTCATCCTTTCCGCCAACGGTGCGGCAGGGCAGGGGATCCCGGTGATCGACCAGACGGCGATCGCCAAGCAGATCGAGAGCATCGCGCAGCTGAAAGCCCAACTCGATGCACTCAATCAGCAGATCGAGCAGGCACAGCAGCTCTACGGTTCGCTCAACAAACTGACCGACATGGCGGATGTTGCCAGCGTGTTGAACGATCCGGCCGTCCGCAAAGCGCTGCCGGCGGACTTCAGCGCGATCGAAGGCCTATTCAAGGGCAATGGCAGCGGTGCGTTCGCTGACTCGGCCTCTAGGTTCCTCGAGGGCAATTCGAGCTATCGAACCGATGCCGACGACTTCTACGCGCAGGAGCTTTCGCGCATCCAGAACAAGAACGCCGGTCAGATGAGCCTCGGCCAGCAGATTTATGATGCCGCGACCAAGCGCATCGATGGTATCGACCAGCTGCGCGAGAAAATCTCGACGGCAAGCGACGCCAAGGACATCGCCGACCTGCAGGCGCGGCTTCAGGCCGAACAGGCCTTCCTTCAGACCGATGTGTTGCGCATGGAAGGCTTGCGCATGGTGCAGCAGGCGCAGGCTCAGGTCGATGAGCAACGCAAGGCCGAGGACTGGCGCCAGCGCATGGACGCCATGGGAGCCGCACTGCAATGA
- a CDS encoding ABC transporter permease gives MAVIAFSTPKEPIHTGLPIKGFLPLTAPSIVLMLFFAIPMGMMIGISFQSQTAGGPTFASYSRFFSNDLVLAGLTRTVVMSGLVAISVTVLAYPLAYYLARSTSRWRTIIFALAIAPELAGVVLRTYGWLIILEDRGFINSALMWTGMISEPLPLSKNLFGVVVGLTHVILPFGVLSLLTSLQGINPNLEKSAQILGASRLDVIRHIILPLSVPGIVSSLLIGFTMAASAYATPALLGGAGFKVMATMVYEQVLFYLDWPFAAVMANVLLILMLTAGFVGSRLESRLHQKLHL, from the coding sequence ATGGCCGTCATTGCTTTCTCCACCCCAAAAGAGCCCATACACACGGGCCTTCCTATAAAGGGATTTCTGCCGCTCACCGCCCCCTCGATCGTGCTGATGCTCTTCTTCGCGATCCCGATGGGCATGATGATCGGGATAAGCTTTCAAAGCCAGACGGCGGGCGGCCCGACGTTTGCGAGCTATAGTCGCTTCTTCAGCAACGACTTGGTCCTTGCGGGCCTCACCCGAACGGTCGTGATGTCGGGCCTCGTCGCAATCTCAGTCACCGTCTTGGCCTATCCCCTCGCCTACTATCTCGCGCGCTCGACGTCACGCTGGCGGACCATCATCTTCGCGCTTGCCATTGCGCCTGAACTGGCGGGCGTCGTGCTTCGGACCTATGGCTGGCTGATCATTCTCGAGGATCGCGGTTTCATCAATTCCGCGCTGATGTGGACTGGAATGATCTCGGAACCCCTGCCCTTGTCAAAGAACCTTTTCGGCGTGGTCGTCGGGCTGACTCACGTTATCCTGCCGTTTGGCGTGCTGTCGCTGCTGACGAGCCTCCAGGGTATCAATCCCAATCTGGAAAAATCTGCGCAAATTCTCGGCGCCTCACGTCTTGACGTCATCCGCCACATCATCCTGCCGCTCTCCGTGCCGGGGATCGTAAGCTCGCTCTTGATTGGCTTCACCATGGCCGCAAGCGCTTACGCGACCCCGGCCCTTCTCGGCGGCGCCGGCTTCAAAGTCATGGCCACTATGGTCTACGAGCAGGTGCTCTTCTATCTCGACTGGCCCTTCGCGGCGGTGATGGCGAACGTCCTGCTCATCCTCATGCTGACCGCCGGCTTCGTCGGATCCAGGCTGGAATCGCGCCTCCACCAAAAACTTCATCTTTAG
- a CDS encoding ABC transporter permease: protein MNRLLTYLFRMVLAAILAFITLPLVVVVAASFSPTSAVTFRPSEWTLQWYAALWDSRWLDPFLLSVELALIVSLASGLLGVLGAYSVAYAKCRGHTAIMAFLLSPMSVPQIVKGVAIVLFLSSVGLYHLLGTPGLIMAHIILTLPYVVRMAATAMFGFDKRLESAARILGASATQRIRYVLLPLIRSGLFSGMTFAFIISFNNIPLSVFLVRPGQTTLPITVINHLEYSLDPVLAAVNVASLLFILGAIILFEKIGGFSAQFHGGSK, encoded by the coding sequence ATGAACCGATTGCTCACCTATCTGTTCAGGATGGTGCTCGCCGCCATTCTTGCCTTCATCACCCTGCCGCTCGTGGTCGTTGTCGCTGCCTCTTTCAGCCCGACTTCGGCGGTAACGTTCCGGCCAAGCGAATGGACCTTGCAATGGTATGCGGCGCTCTGGGACAGCCGCTGGCTCGATCCGTTCCTGCTCAGTGTCGAACTGGCCCTCATCGTGTCGCTCGCAAGCGGACTGCTCGGCGTTCTTGGGGCATACAGCGTCGCCTACGCGAAATGTCGGGGCCACACCGCCATCATGGCGTTCCTATTGTCACCCATGTCGGTCCCGCAAATCGTCAAGGGCGTGGCGATCGTCCTGTTCTTGTCCTCGGTTGGACTTTATCACCTGCTCGGAACGCCCGGCCTTATCATGGCCCACATCATCCTGACGTTGCCCTACGTCGTGCGCATGGCCGCGACGGCGATGTTCGGTTTCGATAAGCGGCTTGAAAGCGCGGCACGCATACTCGGCGCCAGTGCCACGCAGAGAATCAGATATGTGCTTTTGCCGCTGATCCGCTCCGGCCTCTTCTCGGGGATGACCTTCGCCTTCATCATTTCCTTCAACAACATCCCGCTCTCCGTCTTCCTGGTCAGGCCTGGTCAGACAACGCTTCCGATCACCGTCATCAACCATCTCGAATACAGCCTGGATCCGGTGCTCGCGGCGGTGAACGTCGCGTCGCTCCTCTTCATCCTTGGCGCAATCATCCTTTTCGAAAAGATCGGCGGTTTCTCCGCCCAATTCCACGGGGGTAGCAAATGA
- the traR gene encoding autoinducer-binding transcriptional regulator TraR encodes MEIWFQKLIDVTAVARTREMFNEALTELAGELGFEYYAYLNLQPVGTFAVSNYPPEWQDRYFSKGLNEIDPVVQIAKSTMKTFTWSSENTRTVRSRRVRRFYLDAAGFGIRSGITIPVATAFRRMAMLTVASHKPSLSLNRDIDPVAAATAVAQLHVRIEQAEIEPTAKPSVRMTAKQALMLKWSSEGKSMRAIATIENMTYANVNFHMNNARRALNAGTLPQATALATKLKLI; translated from the coding sequence GTGGAGATTTGGTTTCAGAAGCTAATCGATGTTACGGCGGTAGCGCGCACCAGGGAGATGTTCAATGAAGCACTCACCGAGCTCGCGGGGGAACTCGGCTTCGAATATTACGCCTATCTCAATCTTCAGCCGGTCGGAACATTCGCTGTGTCGAATTATCCTCCCGAATGGCAGGATCGGTATTTCTCGAAGGGCCTGAATGAGATCGATCCCGTCGTCCAGATCGCCAAGTCCACGATGAAGACATTCACCTGGTCTTCAGAAAACACGAGGACGGTCAGGTCGCGACGCGTTCGGCGGTTCTATCTGGACGCTGCTGGCTTCGGTATCCGCTCGGGCATCACAATACCGGTGGCGACTGCATTCCGGCGCATGGCGATGCTGACCGTTGCCTCGCACAAGCCGTCCCTTTCGCTGAATCGAGATATCGATCCGGTCGCGGCCGCGACGGCGGTCGCGCAGCTCCATGTGCGGATCGAGCAGGCGGAAATTGAACCCACGGCAAAACCGAGCGTCCGCATGACCGCCAAACAGGCGTTGATGCTTAAGTGGTCTTCCGAGGGTAAATCCATGAGGGCAATCGCCACCATCGAGAACATGACCTACGCGAATGTGAATTTCCACATGAACAACGCTCGCAGGGCGCTCAATGCCGGCACGCTGCCACAGGCGACGGCACTGGCGACGAAGCTCAAGCTCATTTGA
- a CDS encoding TrbC/VirB2 family protein, which translates to MTFSSRIRPIAASTVMAVAIVATMVEPAFAQAAGIETVLQNIVDMLTGNIAKLLAVIAVIVICIAWMFGYMDLRRAGFWIIGIGGIFGATELVNTIVGS; encoded by the coding sequence ATGACCTTCAGTTCCCGTATCCGTCCGATCGCCGCTTCCACCGTGATGGCTGTCGCCATCGTGGCCACCATGGTCGAGCCCGCCTTCGCGCAGGCCGCTGGCATCGAGACCGTGCTACAGAACATCGTCGACATGCTGACCGGCAACATCGCCAAGCTGCTGGCCGTGATCGCGGTGATCGTGATCTGCATTGCCTGGATGTTCGGCTACATGGATCTGAGACGGGCAGGGTTCTGGATCATCGGCATCGGCGGCATCTTCGGTGCCACCGAACTCGTCAACACCATCGTCGGAAGCTGA
- a CDS encoding nucleotidyltransferase and HEPN domain-containing protein has translation MKTSLEHLPEKKQRELARVVEIIHEEFADALEGSSAGFKKRGRILKIILFGSYARGTFVDEPHTMKGYRSDYDILVIVNSKKLADPEYWDKATDRLLWDKGVSTPVGLIVHGAREVNNFLADGQYFFVDILHEGIVLYELDGRPLAEPKRLAPADALRVAREHFERQGQSAAEFRQLAHYAIQNDWRSRAAFVLHQAVEAAYSTVLLTLTNYSPPSHNLKFLRGLAEDQDRRLVDVWPRDQHRFTAWYNILNEAYVKARYSKHFEITEEALAWLLERTEHLHGLVEAICKERLTELERALDA, from the coding sequence ATGAAAACGAGCCTCGAACACCTGCCGGAGAAGAAGCAGCGCGAGCTTGCCCGCGTCGTCGAGATCATCCACGAGGAGTTCGCCGATGCACTTGAGGGAAGCTCGGCCGGCTTCAAGAAGCGCGGGCGGATCCTGAAAATTATCCTGTTCGGCTCCTATGCCCGCGGTACGTTTGTCGACGAACCGCACACTATGAAGGGCTACCGTTCCGACTACGACATCCTTGTGATCGTCAATTCGAAGAAGCTCGCTGACCCCGAGTACTGGGACAAGGCGACCGACCGGCTGCTATGGGACAAGGGCGTCTCGACGCCGGTTGGACTGATCGTCCATGGCGCTCGCGAGGTGAACAACTTCCTGGCCGACGGGCAATATTTCTTTGTCGACATCCTACACGAGGGCATCGTGCTCTATGAGCTCGACGGCCGGCCGCTGGCCGAGCCGAAACGGCTTGCGCCCGCCGATGCGCTCAGGGTGGCGAGGGAGCATTTTGAAAGGCAGGGCCAGAGTGCTGCGGAGTTTCGGCAGCTTGCTCATTACGCCATTCAAAATGATTGGAGGAGCCGGGCGGCCTTTGTTCTCCATCAAGCCGTAGAGGCGGCCTATTCAACCGTTCTGCTGACTCTTACCAACTACAGCCCACCGTCGCACAACCTCAAATTCCTGCGCGGGCTGGCGGAGGACCAGGACCGCCGGCTGGTGGATGTTTGGCCGCGTGACCAGCACCGCTTTACTGCTTGGTACAACATTCTCAATGAAGCCTATGTGAAGGCGCGCTATTCGAAACACTTCGAGATCACCGAGGAGGCGCTCGCCTGGCTGCTCGAGCGGACCGAGCATCTCCACGGTCTCGTCGAGGCGATCTGCAAGGAGCGGCTGACGGAATTGGAGCGGGCTCTCGACGCATAG
- a CDS encoding type IV secretion system protein VirB3, translated as MASSRQILEEDSLFIACTRPAMIAGVTMEAMAMNIMLTTILYIVAGSIAYALGGVVFHLIFRALVKHDHNMFRILLAWVETRGRSRNSAYWGGATLAPLRLARKYDERDLGFA; from the coding sequence ATGGCGAGTTCGCGGCAGATCCTCGAGGAAGACTCGCTGTTTATTGCCTGCACCCGCCCGGCAATGATCGCCGGCGTGACGATGGAAGCCATGGCCATGAATATCATGCTGACCACCATTCTTTACATCGTCGCCGGCTCGATCGCTTACGCGCTCGGCGGCGTCGTCTTTCACCTCATTTTCCGCGCGCTCGTCAAACACGACCACAACATGTTCCGCATCTTGCTGGCCTGGGTGGAGACACGGGGCCGGTCGCGCAACAGCGCCTATTGGGGCGGGGCGACGCTTGCACCACTGAGGCTCGCCCGCAAATACGACGAAAGGGACCTCGGATTTGCCTAG